Proteins encoded by one window of Oligoflexus sp.:
- the rlmN gene encoding 23S rRNA (adenine(2503)-C(2))-methyltransferase RlmN — MQDMYSQSLADLEQYCTRLGVPTVHAKTLYRRLFKDFDRAPWETAGLPLVLAEHLRSDMRCNEASIAEESLSRYDGTVKFLVRMEDGSLVESVLMPEKKRITLCISSQVGCAMACTFCHTGRMGLKRNLTAGEIAAQVVLAQKWIREHASWREERGYPWFAAISNIVFMGMGEPLDNIEGVSQALRILSDPMGLNLALRKISVSTAGHLDGLKILLERFPKVSLALSLHATTERERSQLMPINRRWPIGIILDYLREFYRQRDDDACLLVQYTVIRGVNDSFEHADRIVELLQGVPVKLNLIPLNEVEPSRFQGPDPESLERFRDRINAAGVRVMIRYSKGQDIAAACGQLVVKAENRKSNPASEPASIS; from the coding sequence ATGCAGGACATGTACAGCCAAAGCTTAGCCGATCTTGAGCAGTATTGCACACGCCTTGGCGTGCCCACTGTTCATGCCAAAACACTGTATCGCCGTCTCTTCAAAGACTTCGATAGGGCGCCTTGGGAAACGGCCGGCCTGCCTTTGGTTCTGGCCGAACATCTGCGTTCTGACATGCGCTGCAATGAAGCGAGCATCGCCGAGGAATCGCTTTCACGCTACGACGGGACCGTGAAATTTCTGGTGCGCATGGAAGATGGTTCCCTTGTGGAATCGGTTCTGATGCCCGAGAAAAAACGTATCACCCTCTGCATATCAAGCCAGGTCGGATGTGCGATGGCCTGCACCTTCTGTCACACAGGGCGCATGGGCCTCAAACGCAATCTGACCGCGGGTGAAATCGCGGCCCAGGTGGTTTTGGCTCAAAAATGGATTCGCGAGCATGCCTCCTGGCGCGAGGAACGCGGCTATCCCTGGTTTGCTGCCATTTCCAATATCGTCTTCATGGGTATGGGCGAGCCCCTTGATAATATAGAGGGCGTGTCCCAGGCTCTACGTATTCTTTCTGATCCCATGGGTTTGAATCTGGCTCTGCGGAAAATTTCCGTGTCGACCGCCGGGCATCTGGATGGTTTGAAAATTCTTTTGGAGCGCTTCCCCAAGGTGTCGCTGGCTTTGAGCCTGCATGCCACCACCGAACGCGAACGTTCCCAGCTGATGCCGATCAATCGTCGCTGGCCGATCGGCATCATCCTTGACTATCTGCGGGAATTCTATCGGCAGCGGGATGACGATGCCTGCCTTCTGGTCCAGTACACCGTGATTCGTGGCGTCAACGACAGCTTTGAACATGCCGACCGCATCGTGGAGCTGCTGCAGGGCGTGCCGGTGAAATTGAATCTGATCCCGCTCAATGAAGTCGAGCCCAGCCGCTTTCAAGGTCCGGATCCTGAATCCCTCGAACGCTTCCGGGATCGCATCAACGCGGCCGGTGTGCGCGTGATGATCCGCTACAGCAAGGGTCAGGACATTGCAGCCGCCTGCGGTCAGCTGGTTGTCAAAGCCGAAAATCGCAAATCAAACCCCGCCTCCGAGCCTGCCTCGATATCCTGA
- a CDS encoding HAMP domain-containing protein, with protein sequence MSPSPVDHGRRLVPMLTEFFWHSRFGVQVIATTLIFLGCASFFIYQAFEQQYQSVAEIFKVVNPELKHELVFNDILMRNVIFLILSILAYIVAMVILIIRSRHKYSGPLVSVQKFIEAVTRGEYSHRIVIRKGDEMQELVVALNEMAEHLERRHGSIATSDRVAGN encoded by the coding sequence ATGAGTCCTTCTCCTGTCGATCACGGTCGTCGCCTCGTCCCGATGCTGACGGAGTTCTTCTGGCATTCGCGCTTCGGTGTGCAGGTCATCGCCACGACCCTGATTTTCCTGGGCTGCGCGAGCTTTTTCATCTACCAGGCCTTTGAACAGCAGTACCAGAGCGTAGCCGAGATCTTTAAGGTCGTGAACCCCGAGCTGAAACACGAGCTGGTGTTCAATGACATCCTGATGCGAAATGTTATCTTCCTGATTCTCTCCATTTTGGCTTATATCGTCGCTATGGTGATCCTGATCATAAGGTCCCGCCATAAGTATTCGGGTCCACTCGTGTCGGTGCAGAAGTTCATCGAGGCGGTCACCCGCGGGGAATACAGCCATCGCATCGTGATCCGCAAGGGGGATGAAATGCAGGAGCTGGTGGTCGCCCTGAATGAGATGGCGGAGCACCTGGAGCGGCGACATGGCTCGATAGCGACATCGGACCGCGTTGCAGGGAATTGA